GCACGCGCAGCGGCGCGGTCAAAACATGGTGATACCAGTGGAGGACTTCGCCTTCCGGGCCCAGGCCGACGCGCATGACGTGGTAGCTTGGCGTGCGATAGTAGTCATGCTGCAGGTCGTCCTCTCGCGTCCACAACACTTTCACCGGAACCCCCGCGGCACGCGAGACCATGGCCGCCTCGACCCCGTAGTCGTACGAAAGGCGCCGGCCAAAACCGCCTCCCTCCAGCGTCAGGCGAACCTTGACGGCCTCGACGGGCAGCCCGAGCGCTGACGCCACGTAGGCCCGGAGCGCCCGGGGATTCTGTGTCGGCCCCCACAGCTCGCAGCGGTCTGGTCGCGCGTCGGCCGTGAAGCACATCGGCTCCATGCAGGCATGCCCGATCAGCGGCAGCTCGTACTCGGCTTCCAACTGCCGGTTGCCCGCCCTCTCTTCATCGTTCGCGTTCTCGGCGGCGCGTACGACGGTTTTTCCCGGTTTCTTCTTCAACTCGGCGAATCTCTGCCGAACCCGTTCCGTGCTGTCGTCGGCGTGAGGCCCCTCCTCCCAGGCGATACGGAGGGCTTCGCGCCCGCGTATGGCGGCCCACGAGTCTTTTGCGATGACAGCCACACCTCCTCGGACCGCGCCGTAGAAATCGTTGTCCACTACCAGCGGCTGAATCTCCACCACCTGGTGCACCCCGGGCACCGCCAGCGCGCCGGCCGCATCGAAGCTCTTCACCCGCCCGCCCTGCACGGGACAGCGTGCCACGGTGGCCACGAACTGTCCGGGCATCTCCACGTCGAACCCGTACAGCGCCGTGCCGGTGACGATCTCCCGAAGATCGATGCGTTGCGTTGCCTTGCCGACAATCTGGTAGTCGGTCGGGTCCTTCAAGGGGACCCTCTCCGGCGAAGGCAGAGTGGCGGCAGCCTCGACCAACTCTCCGTAGGGGAGCGCGCGTCTCGTAGACCGATGAATCACTTGCCCCCGCTCGGCGTAGCAACTCCCAGGCTCGACGTTCCACCGCTGCGCTGCTGCCGCTATAAGTCTTTCGCGGGCTACCGCGCCGGCCCGACGCAGCAGCGGCCAGTACTCAGCCACGCTGTCGCTGCCGCCCACCGCCATGGGGCCGTAACGGCCATCGGCCTCCGCTTGCGCGACTCGCACCTCAGCCCACGGCACACAGAGTTCTTCCGCCACGATCATCGGCAGCGCCGTGCGCACGCCCTGCCCGATCTCCGGCGCCGGAGCCACAATCGTGACCCTGCCATCGCGAGAAATCTCTACGAAGGCGTTCAAAGAAATCGCTTCGGAACTATCGCCGAAGGCTCCCGCTTCAGCGTCTGTATGAAGCGTGACCAGCAGACCACCGGCGGCGGAAAGAGTCACCTCAATGAACCGGCGGCGCGTGAATGGAACGGTCGCGCTCATTTCGACCTCTTCGCAGGCGCTCGCGCTGCCCGCCGGATGGCGCGGCGGATCCGTTCATAGGTGCCGCAACGGCACAGGTTTCCCGCCATGGCCTCGGCAATCTGATCGTCGCTGGGGTGGGGATGCTGGGAGAGTAGGTCGGCCGCCTGCATGATCTGGCCGGTCTGGCAGTAACCGCATTGCGGAACGTTTTCCTCGATCCACGCCTGCTGCAAGGGATGATCACCGCCGCCGGAAAGACCTTCAATCGTTACCACGCGCTGCCCTGCAACCGCGGCTATGGGCTGCACACAAGCACGAACTGCGCGCCCGTTGAGGTGCACCGTGCAGGCGCCGCACTGCGCCACGCCGCAACCGTACTTGGTGCCCTTCAGCCCCAGTTGATCGCGGAGAACCCACAACAAGGGCGTATCCGCCTCACTCTCGATTGTGTGTGAGCGGCCGTTGACCACGAACTGGAACCTGGCCATCTCTCCCCCGGGTCTTGGACGTCCGGGAAGGGGAATCGTCTCCAAGTTTCTTGGGGGATGCCGGACAGCGAGGCACGCTCGCTCACTGCGCAGCGATTGCGCGGCTGTGCCGCGACGGCTCACAGCGCTGAGAGGGTTGGCGTTGTATTACGGGCCGGCCACGGCCTGGGCCATGACCGGACGCAGCGCCTCCACGCTTACGCCCAGCGTGCTCCCGGAAAAACCTTCGAGGTAGGCTGCGTTGATGCCGATCACTTCTCCGCGGGCATTGAACACCGGCCCGCCCGAGCCGCCGTGCGCGGTAGCCGCGTCGTAGATCAGGTTGTGTCCCACCACGTCGCCCAGGTGGCCGAAGGTGGCCGACGGCCGGATCAGCGACAGGCTGGCCAGCTCACGCGTCACGCCGATTTCATCTTCGCGGTTCACCAGCCTCCGGTACACGGCGCGCGGGCTCTTGGCCACCATGGCTGCCGCGCCCATGGGATAGCCCACGACCACCACCGGATCACCCGGCATCGCGGACCGTGCGGCCAGCGGCAACGCGCGCAAGGTGCTGGCCGCGCCTTGCGGCTTGAAGCTCACCACGGCCACGTCGGCATCGTCGGACACATGGATTTGGGTGATGAGCAGGCCCTCACCCAGTCCCGGGAAAAACGCTTCCAGCCGCTCCAGCCTGGGCTGCGCGCCCCGGCGAATCATCGCGTCCGCCTCTTCGTCCTCGAACCACGGCTCCGCGACGTGCCGGTTGGTGGCCATCAGGCCCGGGCCCACCACGAATCCGGTGCCGGAGAAACGCATGCGTAGCTTCCCGCGTCGGCGCACCACTCCGGGCGGCCCGCTGAAGCTGTACGTCCCG
Above is a genomic segment from Terriglobales bacterium containing:
- a CDS encoding molybdopterin cofactor-binding domain-containing protein is translated as MSATVPFTRRRFIEVTLSAAGGLLVTLHTDAEAGAFGDSSEAISLNAFVEISRDGRVTIVAPAPEIGQGVRTALPMIVAEELCVPWAEVRVAQAEADGRYGPMAVGGSDSVAEYWPLLRRAGAVARERLIAAAAQRWNVEPGSCYAERGQVIHRSTRRALPYGELVEAAATLPSPERVPLKDPTDYQIVGKATQRIDLREIVTGTALYGFDVEMPGQFVATVARCPVQGGRVKSFDAAGALAVPGVHQVVEIQPLVVDNDFYGAVRGGVAVIAKDSWAAIRGREALRIAWEEGPHADDSTERVRQRFAELKKKPGKTVVRAAENANDEERAGNRQLEAEYELPLIGHACMEPMCFTADARPDRCELWGPTQNPRALRAYVASALGLPVEAVKVRLTLEGGGFGRRLSYDYGVEAAMVSRAAGVPVKVLWTREDDLQHDYYRTPSYHVMRVGLGPEGEVLHWYHHVLTAPLRVHAQGTGVDHPELYDMEGAANLFYGIPNIRVEYTPVEIGLQMGSWRSVSHSFNVFAVESFVDEIAGEVGADPLALRRKLLGKPREVQLALPLPGRRGRPAWDTGLLRRVLDTAAEKAGWGTPLPAGWGRGIACCYFKRTYAAHVAEVSVGKEGRVRVHRVVAAIDCGLVVNPDGVAAQMEGSVMDGVASVLHWEISHDRGRIQQSNFHDFPLLRITEAPRVETHILPSDRPPAGTGEPPYPSVAPAIANAIYAATGTRIRRLPISAGVQPSPRGKAASGL
- a CDS encoding (2Fe-2S)-binding protein, whose translation is MARFQFVVNGRSHTIESEADTPLLWVLRDQLGLKGTKYGCGVAQCGACTVHLNGRAVRACVQPIAAVAGQRVVTIEGLSGGGDHPLQQAWIEENVPQCGYCQTGQIMQAADLLSQHPHPSDDQIAEAMAGNLCRCGTYERIRRAIRRAARAPAKRSK
- a CDS encoding serine protease, with the protein product MAGLAVLASLLLGVSQFAAELSSQRLQQEVDRLSMDLAAVRQEQTMSAVVLNRHRDSIGFLYGTYSFSGPPGVVRRRGKLRMRFSGTGFVVGPGLMATNRHVAEPWFEDEEADAMIRRGAQPRLERLEAFFPGLGEGLLITQIHVSDDADVAVVSFKPQGAASTLRALPLAARSAMPGDPVVVVGYPMGAAAMVAKSPRAVYRRLVNREDEIGVTRELASLSLIRPSATFGHLGDVVGHNLIYDAATAHGGSGGPVFNARGEVIGINAAYLEGFSGSTLGVSVEALRPVMAQAVAGP